One genomic segment of Podarcis raffonei isolate rPodRaf1 chromosome 7, rPodRaf1.pri, whole genome shotgun sequence includes these proteins:
- the NRN1 gene encoding neuritin isoform X1 codes for MGLKLNGRYISLVLAVQLAYLVQAVRAAGKCDAVFQGFSNCVLKMGNKIATYPQDLDDKRNLETICRYWDDFHACTLTALTDCQEGVTDVWEKLKEKSKKLDYEGNLFVLCSKTQRAASSVVASASPLLLVALSVALATYFSF; via the exons ATGGGACTTAAGTTGAACGGCAGATACATTTCTCTGGTCCTCGCTGTGCAGCTAG CATACCTGGTGCAAGCAGTCAGAGCAGCGGGCAAGTGCGATGCGGTCTTTCAGGGCTTCTCGAACTGTGTGCTCAAGATGGGCAATAAGATTGCCACCTACCCTCAAGACCTGGACGACAAGAGAAATCTCGAAACAATCTGCCG GTACTGGGACGATTTCCATGCCTGCACCCTCACAGCCCTCACGGATTGCCAGGAAGGGGTGACAGACGTCTGGGAAAAACTGAAAGAGAAATCCAAAAAGCTTGACTACGAAGGCAACTTGTTTGTCCTGTGCAGCAAAACACAGCGGGCGGCTTCGTCGGTGGTGGCTTCGGCCTCCCCTTTGCTGCTGGTGGCTCTCTCGGTGGCCCTGGCGACGTACTTCTCATTTTAG
- the NRN1 gene encoding neuritin isoform X2, with translation MRQAYLVQAVRAAGKCDAVFQGFSNCVLKMGNKIATYPQDLDDKRNLETICRYWDDFHACTLTALTDCQEGVTDVWEKLKEKSKKLDYEGNLFVLCSKTQRAASSVVASASPLLLVALSVALATYFSF, from the exons ATGAGACAGG CATACCTGGTGCAAGCAGTCAGAGCAGCGGGCAAGTGCGATGCGGTCTTTCAGGGCTTCTCGAACTGTGTGCTCAAGATGGGCAATAAGATTGCCACCTACCCTCAAGACCTGGACGACAAGAGAAATCTCGAAACAATCTGCCG GTACTGGGACGATTTCCATGCCTGCACCCTCACAGCCCTCACGGATTGCCAGGAAGGGGTGACAGACGTCTGGGAAAAACTGAAAGAGAAATCCAAAAAGCTTGACTACGAAGGCAACTTGTTTGTCCTGTGCAGCAAAACACAGCGGGCGGCTTCGTCGGTGGTGGCTTCGGCCTCCCCTTTGCTGCTGGTGGCTCTCTCGGTGGCCCTGGCGACGTACTTCTCATTTTAG